In the genome of Flavobacterium panacagri, one region contains:
- a CDS encoding helix-turn-helix domain-containing protein, producing the protein MTYNNETLKLYREYKGLSQKKFADFLGVSQTVISKIEKGLRPLDEDIVNDLSPFVNKKFFLQKIENLNLKIYYRQSSSTAKSTTDLFESRLTLIANHISHFLDEIEAPDNKIPSIDLNEFGLNPEALALEIRQLFGLGISPINDIVELLESKGVFVHFFDYPFVTPENKTLDGVSFYIKGSPVILINNKIQNARKVFTLAHELGHLIMHLNFIVESNRDEEAEANKFASEFIAPKRALNGEFSRLTLEKLFMLKAYWKMSVGALLYKAKQIALTPDQYRRWVTQLSAYRKNEPHDIDLSIPRNLKKCFTFFRDTLHAGNNESLFDELGIDKQIFDDLYSTFTEKTKLRIIY; encoded by the coding sequence ATGACTTATAACAATGAAACGCTTAAACTTTATAGGGAATATAAAGGTTTAAGTCAAAAAAAGTTTGCTGATTTTTTAGGTGTTTCTCAGACAGTTATTTCAAAAATAGAAAAAGGTCTGAGGCCTCTAGATGAAGATATTGTCAACGATTTATCTCCATTTGTAAATAAAAAATTCTTTTTGCAAAAAATTGAAAATCTTAATCTTAAAATTTATTACAGACAAAGTTCATCTACTGCTAAAAGCACAACAGATTTATTTGAATCTAGATTAACCCTAATTGCAAATCATATTTCTCATTTTTTAGACGAGATTGAAGCTCCTGACAATAAAATTCCAAGTATTGATTTGAATGAGTTTGGATTGAATCCTGAAGCATTAGCTTTAGAAATAAGACAACTTTTCGGTCTAGGGATTTCTCCTATAAATGACATTGTAGAGTTGCTTGAATCAAAAGGGGTTTTTGTCCATTTTTTTGATTATCCTTTTGTTACCCCAGAGAATAAAACTTTAGATGGAGTGAGTTTTTATATTAAAGGAAGTCCAGTTATTTTAATTAATAATAAAATACAGAATGCTAGAAAAGTGTTTACATTGGCTCATGAACTGGGACATCTAATTATGCATTTAAATTTTATTGTTGAAAGTAATCGTGATGAGGAAGCAGAAGCGAATAAATTTGCTTCGGAATTTATAGCGCCCAAAAGAGCACTTAATGGTGAATTTAGCAGATTAACTTTAGAAAAATTATTTATGCTAAAAGCTTATTGGAAAATGTCTGTTGGTGCGTTGTTGTATAAAGCTAAACAAATTGCATTAACTCCAGATCAATATAGAAGATGGGTTACACAACTATCTGCATATAGAAAAAATGAACCACACGATATTGATTTAAGCATTCCAAGAAATTTAAAAAAGTGTTTTACTTTTTTTAGAGATACTTTACATGCGGGTAATAACGAATCTCTTTTCGATGAATTAGGAATAGATAAGCAAATATTTGATGATTTGTATTCTACTTTTACGGAAAAGACGAAATTAAGAATTATTTATTAA
- a CDS encoding ribonucleoside-diphosphate reductase subunit alpha, giving the protein MYVVKRDGHREPVMFDKITERIKKLCYGLNELVDPVKVAMRVIEGLYDGVSTSELDNLAAETAASMTIAHPDYAQLAARIAISNLHSNTKKSFSETMKDMYHYVNPRNGQDAPLIADDVYKVIQENAAFLDSHIIYTRDFNYDYFGFKTLERSYLLKINGKIVERPQHMLMRVSVGIHLDDLKSVIETYDLMSKKFFTHATPTLFNAGTPKPQMSSCFLLAMQDDSIDGIYDTLKQTAKISQSAGGIGLSIHNVRATGSYIRGTNGTSNGIVPMLRVFNDTARYVDQGGGKRKGSFAIYIETWHADIFDFLDLKKNTGKEEMRARDLFFAMWTSDLFMKRVQEDSTWTLMCPNECPGLYDVYGDEFEALYTDYEFRGKGRKTIRARELWEKILESQIETGTPYMLYKDAANRKSNHKNLGTIRSSNLCTEIMEFTSKDEIAVCNLASISLPMFIDNGEFDHQALYNVTKRVTRNLNKVIDRNYYPVKEAENSNMRHRPVGLGVQGLADAFIMLRMPFTSDEAKKLNQEIFETLYFAAVTASMEMAKEEGPYSTFEGSPMSQGEFQYNMWGMKDEELSGRWDWASLRKEVVEHGVRNSLLVAPMPTASTSQILGNNEAFEPYTSNIYTRRVLSGEFIVVNKHLLEDLVKLGLWNEDLKQEIMRHNGSVQNIDKIPQDLKDLYKTVWEMSMKDIIDMSRQRGYFIDQSQSLNLFMQDANYSKLTSMHFYAWQSGLKTGMYYLRTKAAVDAIKFTLNNDKKEETAPSLVAETEAISVEDYKAMLLKAQAADPEDCEMCGS; this is encoded by the coding sequence ATGTATGTAGTAAAAAGAGATGGCCATAGAGAGCCCGTAATGTTTGATAAGATTACAGAAAGAATCAAAAAATTGTGCTACGGCTTGAATGAGCTTGTAGATCCGGTAAAGGTAGCGATGAGAGTTATCGAAGGATTGTATGACGGAGTTTCGACTTCTGAATTGGATAATCTTGCGGCAGAAACTGCAGCATCTATGACTATTGCTCATCCGGATTATGCACAATTGGCAGCTCGTATAGCAATCTCAAATTTACATTCTAATACAAAAAAATCTTTCTCAGAAACGATGAAAGATATGTATCACTACGTTAATCCAAGAAATGGCCAAGATGCGCCGTTAATTGCTGATGATGTATACAAAGTGATTCAGGAAAATGCTGCTTTTTTAGATTCTCATATCATTTATACAAGAGATTTTAATTACGATTACTTTGGTTTCAAAACTTTAGAGCGTTCTTATCTTCTTAAAATAAACGGAAAAATCGTAGAACGTCCGCAGCACATGTTAATGCGTGTTTCTGTTGGTATTCACTTAGACGATTTAAAATCGGTTATTGAGACTTACGATTTAATGTCTAAAAAGTTCTTTACGCATGCAACGCCAACGTTGTTCAATGCAGGAACTCCAAAACCACAGATGTCTTCTTGTTTCCTTTTGGCAATGCAAGATGATAGTATTGATGGTATTTACGATACATTAAAACAAACAGCAAAAATCTCGCAATCAGCAGGAGGAATCGGACTTTCTATTCATAACGTTCGTGCGACTGGATCTTACATTCGTGGTACAAACGGAACTTCAAACGGAATTGTTCCAATGTTAAGAGTGTTCAACGATACGGCTCGTTACGTAGATCAAGGTGGTGGAAAACGTAAAGGTAGTTTTGCGATTTACATCGAAACTTGGCATGCTGATATCTTTGATTTCTTGGATTTGAAGAAAAATACAGGAAAAGAAGAAATGCGTGCGAGAGATTTATTCTTCGCAATGTGGACTTCAGATTTATTCATGAAACGTGTTCAGGAAGATTCAACGTGGACTTTGATGTGTCCTAACGAGTGTCCAGGATTATATGATGTTTACGGAGATGAATTCGAAGCATTGTATACAGATTACGAATTCAGAGGAAAAGGAAGAAAAACAATCCGCGCTCGTGAATTATGGGAGAAAATCCTAGAATCACAAATCGAGACTGGAACGCCATATATGTTGTATAAAGATGCAGCAAACCGTAAATCAAACCACAAGAATTTAGGAACAATTCGTTCTTCTAACTTGTGTACAGAGATTATGGAGTTTACATCTAAAGATGAAATTGCAGTTTGTAACTTAGCTTCAATCTCTTTACCAATGTTCATTGATAACGGAGAATTCGATCACCAGGCACTTTACAATGTTACAAAACGTGTAACGCGTAACTTGAATAAAGTAATCGACAGAAACTATTACCCAGTAAAAGAAGCTGAAAACTCAAACATGCGCCACCGTCCAGTTGGTTTAGGTGTGCAAGGTTTAGCTGATGCTTTCATCATGTTGCGTATGCCGTTTACAAGTGATGAAGCTAAAAAATTAAACCAAGAGATTTTCGAAACATTATACTTCGCTGCTGTAACCGCTTCTATGGAAATGGCAAAAGAAGAAGGGCCATATTCAACTTTCGAAGGTTCGCCAATGTCACAAGGAGAATTCCAATACAATATGTGGGGAATGAAAGATGAAGAATTATCAGGACGTTGGGACTGGGCTTCATTAAGAAAAGAAGTGGTAGAACACGGAGTTCGTAACTCATTGTTAGTAGCACCAATGCCAACTGCATCGACTTCTCAAATCTTAGGAAACAACGAAGCTTTCGAACCATATACATCAAACATTTACACACGTCGTGTATTGTCTGGAGAATTCATCGTAGTAAACAAACATTTACTAGAAGACTTAGTAAAACTAGGTTTATGGAACGAAGATTTGAAACAAGAAATTATGCGTCATAACGGATCTGTTCAAAATATTGATAAGATTCCGCAAGACTTAAAAGATCTTTACAAAACAGTTTGGGAAATGTCGATGAAAGATATTATCGATATGTCTCGTCAAAGAGGATATTTTATTGACCAGTCTCAATCGTTGAACTTGTTCATGCAGGATGCCAACTATTCTAAACTAACGTCAATGCACTTTTATGCTTGGCAGTCTGGTTTAAAAACAGGAATGTATTACCTAAGAACAAAAGCGGCTGTAGATGCGATTAAATTCACATTAAACAATGATAAAAAAGAAGAAACAGCTCCTTCTTTAGTTGCAGAAACTGAAGCTATCAGTGTTGAGGATTACAAAGCGATGCTTTTAAAAGCACAAGCGGCAGATCCTGAGGATTGTGAAATGTGTGGAAGTTAA
- a CDS encoding ribonucleotide-diphosphate reductase subunit beta, with amino-acid sequence MSQIEPILQENKNRFVIFPIKHHDIWEWYKKMEASFWTAEEIDLHQDLTDWNNKLNDDERYFIKHILAFFAASDGIVNENLAENFVNEVQYAEAKFFYGFQIMMENIHSETYSLLIDTYVKDEAEKTELFNALEVFPAIAKKGEWALKWIESDSFAERLIAFAAVEGIFFSGAFCSIYWLKKRGLMPGLTFSNELISRDEGVHCDFAVHLHNHHLVNKVPKERIKEIIVDALDIERQFVTESLPVSLIGMNAGLMTQYLEFVADRLLVELGCERVYGSANPFDFMDMISLQGKTNFFEKRVAEYQKSGVMNNDSDAQKISFDADF; translated from the coding sequence ATGTCACAAATCGAACCAATATTACAAGAAAATAAAAACCGCTTCGTTATTTTTCCGATTAAACATCATGATATTTGGGAATGGTACAAAAAGATGGAAGCAAGTTTTTGGACTGCCGAAGAAATTGACTTGCACCAAGATTTGACAGACTGGAATAACAAATTAAATGATGATGAAAGATATTTCATCAAACATATTTTGGCATTCTTCGCAGCTTCTGATGGAATCGTAAATGAAAACTTGGCTGAGAACTTTGTAAATGAAGTTCAATATGCCGAAGCGAAGTTTTTCTACGGATTTCAAATCATGATGGAGAATATTCATAGTGAGACGTATTCTTTATTGATTGATACTTACGTTAAAGATGAAGCTGAAAAAACAGAATTGTTTAATGCTTTGGAAGTATTCCCTGCAATTGCTAAAAAAGGAGAATGGGCTTTAAAATGGATCGAGTCTGATTCGTTTGCTGAAAGACTTATTGCTTTTGCTGCTGTTGAAGGAATCTTTTTCTCAGGTGCTTTCTGTTCTATTTATTGGTTGAAAAAACGTGGTTTAATGCCAGGTTTGACTTTCTCTAATGAGTTGATTTCTCGTGACGAAGGTGTACATTGTGATTTTGCAGTTCACTTGCACAATCATCATTTGGTAAACAAAGTGCCAAAAGAAAGAATTAAAGAAATTATTGTTGATGCATTGGATATCGAAAGACAGTTTGTAACTGAGTCTCTTCCAGTAAGTTTAATTGGTATGAATGCTGGTTTAATGACACAGTATTTAGAGTTTGTTGCTGATAGACTTTTGGTTGAATTAGGATGTGAGCGTGTTTACGGATCAGCCAATCCATTTGATTTCATGGACATGATTTCGCTTCAAGGAAAAACTAATTTCTTTGAAAAACGTGTTGCGGAGTATCAAAAGTCAGGTGTCATGAACAATGACAGTGATGCTCAGAAAATTTCATTTGATGCAGATTTTTAG
- a CDS encoding DUF3109 family protein, with translation MFQLGKTIISEDILEKEFVCNLSACKGACCVDGDAGAPLNEAETKILEEIYPKVKPFLRKEGIEAIEAQGTWVKGTDGDLETPLIDNKDCAYVIFDGKTALCGIEQAYNQGIVSWKKPVSCHLYPIRVKDFTEFAAVNYDKWDICDDACSLGKELEVPVYKFVKEALIRRFGEDWYMELEKVAEELKNS, from the coding sequence ATGTTTCAGTTAGGAAAAACGATTATTTCAGAAGATATTCTGGAGAAAGAATTTGTGTGCAACTTGTCTGCTTGTAAAGGAGCTTGTTGTGTTGATGGAGATGCGGGCGCGCCTTTGAATGAGGCTGAAACGAAAATCTTAGAAGAAATCTACCCAAAAGTAAAACCTTTTTTACGAAAAGAAGGAATCGAAGCGATCGAAGCACAGGGAACGTGGGTTAAAGGAACCGATGGAGATCTTGAAACACCGCTTATCGATAATAAAGATTGCGCCTATGTAATTTTTGATGGAAAAACGGCACTTTGTGGTATTGAGCAGGCTTATAACCAAGGAATCGTAAGCTGGAAAAAACCAGTTTCTTGTCATTTATACCCAATTCGTGTAAAGGACTTCACAGAATTTGCAGCAGTTAATTATGACAAATGGGATATTTGTGATGATGCTTGTTCTTTAGGAAAGGAATTGGAAGTTCCTGTTTACAAATTTGTCAAAGAAGCGTTGATTCGTCGTTTTGGCGAGGATTGGTATATGGAACTGGAAAAAGTAGCCGAAGAGCTTAAAAATTCATAA